A genome region from Proteus vulgaris includes the following:
- a CDS encoding MgtC family protein, whose product MTMTPYILNLVIAMCLGALIGAERQWRQRMAGLRTNALVATGAAVFILSSIETSPDSPGRIAAQVVSGIGFLGAGVIMREGMNIRGLNTAATLWCSAAIGVLCGLGLYQLATIATLLILCANILLREAAQRINAQPQHQAIDLEQRYSIRIICHEEDEVLVRTLILQAINGLHVRLQSLSSADTLMPSQLEVCAELLATPVEQKEIEAIVCRVSLEKSVSAINWKIAAEHPV is encoded by the coding sequence ATGACGATGACGCCTTATATTTTAAATCTCGTGATTGCAATGTGTCTGGGTGCTTTGATTGGTGCCGAACGTCAATGGCGACAACGAATGGCTGGTTTAAGAACAAATGCATTAGTTGCAACCGGCGCGGCTGTTTTTATTTTAAGTTCAATAGAAACTTCCCCAGATAGCCCTGGCCGGATCGCGGCTCAAGTTGTCTCAGGTATTGGATTTCTGGGTGCGGGTGTGATCATGCGTGAAGGAATGAATATACGTGGACTTAATACAGCCGCAACACTCTGGTGTTCAGCAGCAATTGGCGTGTTATGTGGCTTAGGTTTATATCAATTGGCGACCATAGCAACACTTCTTATTCTTTGTGCAAATATTTTGCTACGAGAAGCTGCTCAGCGGATCAATGCTCAGCCACAACATCAAGCAATAGATCTTGAGCAACGTTACTCAATACGAATTATTTGTCATGAAGAAGATGAAGTTTTAGTAAGAACACTCATTTTACAAGCCATAAATGGATTACATGTTCGATTACAGTCTTTAAGCAGTGCTGATACATTGATGCCTAGTCAGTTGGAGGTTTGTGCAGAATTACTGGCAACACCTGTTGAACAAAAGGAGATAGAAGCGATTGTGTGTAGAGTCAGTTTAGAAAAGAGTGTCAGTGCAATTAATTGGAAGATAGCAGCAGAGCATCCCGTTTAA
- the flhC gene encoding flagellar transcriptional regulator FlhC, with the protein MSEKSIVREAKDIRLAMELITLGARLQMLESETQLSRGRLIKLYKELRGSPPPKGMLPFSTDWFMTWEQNIHSSMFYNAYRFLLKNGGCVGVEAVVKAYRLYLEQCPPVKDQEPILALTRAWTLVRFVESGMLQLSVCTKCNGSFITHAHQPASNYVCSLCQPPSRAIKKRKLSANPADINLQLLDGLEQFAM; encoded by the coding sequence ATGAGTGAGAAAAGTATCGTCCGAGAAGCGAAAGATATTCGCTTAGCAATGGAATTAATCACCTTGGGTGCCCGCTTACAAATGCTTGAAAGTGAAACTCAATTAAGTCGGGGGCGTTTAATTAAACTATACAAAGAATTAAGAGGGAGCCCTCCTCCAAAAGGAATGTTGCCATTTTCAACGGACTGGTTTATGACATGGGAACAAAATATCCATTCTTCAATGTTTTATAACGCTTATCGCTTTTTATTAAAAAATGGTGGTTGTGTTGGCGTTGAGGCTGTTGTTAAAGCTTATCGTTTATACTTAGAGCAATGTCCGCCTGTTAAAGATCAAGAACCTATTTTAGCACTAACAAGAGCATGGACATTAGTACGCTTTGTTGAAAGTGGCATGTTGCAACTTTCTGTTTGTACCAAATGTAATGGTTCATTTATTACACACGCACACCAGCCAGCTAGCAATTATGTTTGTAGTCTTTGCCAGCCTCCTTCTCGCGCAATAAAAAAACGTAAACTTTCCGCCAATCCTGCCGATATTAACTTACAACTGTTGGATGGTCTTGAACAGTTTGCAATGTGA
- a CDS encoding AraC family transcriptional regulator, whose translation MMDTTKLSVPMVFAFEQFKKTLLLYTKDKEGGWDTTVSGLALCRYTSMTEPEGWVYEPSLAIAAQGAKQITIGLETNCYRPMNMLLTSSEIPTFAKVCEASKETPFLAILLKLDLALLPELLAENKFELLQENNKIRAQQIVQATEPILQAVTRLIKLIDTPEDAPFIAPLIQKEILYYLLRSNDGARQQLLASQHPQCRQISHALDWIKQHYRKTIRIEALTTLVGMSTSSFHFHFKNRTGMTPLQYQKWLRLNEARRIMLIEMSDVSEAAFIVGYESPSQFSREYQRLFGLSPLKDIQRLKASGSESISLDY comes from the coding sequence ATGATGGATACTACGAAATTATCAGTACCAATGGTATTCGCGTTTGAGCAATTTAAAAAAACACTTCTTCTATATACAAAAGATAAAGAGGGGGGATGGGATACAACGGTTTCTGGTTTAGCGTTATGCCGATATACTTCTATGACAGAACCAGAAGGCTGGGTGTATGAGCCAAGCTTAGCTATTGCTGCGCAAGGTGCAAAGCAGATAACGATAGGGCTAGAGACAAATTGCTATCGCCCTATGAATATGCTTTTAACATCATCAGAAATACCGACTTTTGCTAAAGTTTGTGAAGCGTCAAAAGAAACCCCTTTTTTAGCGATATTGCTAAAATTAGACCTCGCGCTATTACCTGAACTGCTCGCTGAAAATAAGTTTGAATTACTACAAGAAAATAACAAAATTCGGGCTCAACAAATTGTTCAAGCAACCGAGCCAATCTTACAAGCTGTAACAAGGCTTATAAAACTCATTGATACACCCGAAGATGCCCCTTTTATTGCTCCGTTGATCCAAAAAGAGATCCTTTATTACTTATTACGATCAAATGATGGTGCGCGTCAGCAATTATTAGCATCACAACATCCTCAGTGTCGGCAAATTAGTCATGCTCTTGATTGGATTAAACAACATTATCGCAAAACAATTCGGATTGAAGCTCTCACAACATTAGTGGGTATGAGCACCTCTTCATTTCATTTTCACTTTAAAAATCGAACTGGCATGACGCCGTTGCAATATCAAAAATGGTTACGACTGAATGAAGCGAGAAGGATCATGTTGATTGAAATGAGTGATGTTTCTGAAGCGGCATTTATTGTCGGTTATGAAAGTCCATCACAGTTTAGTCGTGAATATCAGCGATTATTTGGATTATCGCCCTTAAAAGATATTCAACGCTTAAAAGCATCAGGATCAGAAAGCATATCTTTGGATTATTAG
- the pyrC gene encoding dihydroorotase — protein sequence MTTAQPIPLTIRRPDDWHVHFRDDDMLKTVVPYTSRYFGRAIVMPNLVPPVTTIEAARTYRDRIKAAIPAGDNFEPLMTCYLTDSTLPSEVEQGFLQGVFTACKLYPANATTNSSHGVSDITKIYPILSVMEKIGMPLLIHGEVTASSIDIFDREARFIDSVMSPVRKQFPELKIVFEHITTKEAAQYVLEGNEFLGATITPQHLMFNRNHMLVGGVKPHLYCLPILKRNVHQEALRDAVASGNSRFFLGTDSAPHLQHRKESSCGCAGVFNAPTALAAYATVFKELNALQHFEAFCSLNGPRFYGLPVNEGTITLTEKTIEAPAQILCGNEALIPFLANENIHWDISVN from the coding sequence ATGACCACTGCACAACCTATCCCCCTCACTATTCGCCGTCCTGATGATTGGCATGTTCACTTTCGTGATGATGACATGCTAAAAACCGTTGTTCCTTATACTAGTCGCTATTTTGGCAGAGCTATTGTCATGCCAAATCTTGTTCCACCCGTTACAACGATTGAAGCGGCTCGTACTTACCGTGATCGTATCAAAGCCGCTATTCCTGCTGGAGACAACTTCGAACCCTTAATGACCTGTTATTTAACAGATAGCACACTGCCTTCAGAAGTCGAACAAGGTTTCTTACAAGGTGTTTTTACTGCTTGTAAACTCTATCCAGCAAATGCAACAACTAACTCAAGTCATGGTGTATCCGATATCACAAAGATTTACCCTATCTTAAGTGTGATGGAAAAAATTGGTATGCCATTACTGATCCACGGCGAAGTGACTGCTTCAAGTATTGATATTTTTGATAGAGAAGCACGTTTCATTGATAGCGTTATGTCTCCTGTACGCAAGCAATTTCCTGAGCTAAAGATTGTTTTTGAACACATTACAACTAAAGAAGCTGCTCAGTATGTATTAGAAGGAAATGAATTTCTCGGTGCCACCATTACACCGCAACATTTAATGTTTAACCGTAATCATATGCTGGTGGGTGGTGTTAAACCTCACCTATATTGCTTACCTATTCTTAAACGTAATGTTCACCAAGAGGCTTTAAGAGACGCGGTTGCATCAGGAAATTCTCGCTTTTTCTTAGGCACTGATTCCGCACCTCACTTACAACACCGCAAAGAATCCTCTTGTGGTTGTGCTGGCGTATTTAATGCACCAACTGCACTGGCAGCCTATGCAACCGTCTTTAAAGAACTCAATGCATTACAACACTTTGAAGCCTTCTGTTCTCTAAATGGTCCTCGTTTCTATGGTTTACCTGTTAATGAAGGAACCATCACATTAACTGAAAAAACTATCGAAGCCCCTGCGCAAATCCTTTGTGGTAATGAAGCACTTATTCCCTTCTTAGCAAACGAAAATATTCATTGGGATATCTCTGTTAATTAA
- a CDS encoding NAD(P)H-dependent oxidoreductase gives MTNVFIINAAKAFDGSEGKLNDHLTQVATELLSSYQINVQSTRIDDGYDNNEEVDKYLWADVIIYQMPAWWMEGPWILKKYIDDVFSAGYGKMYIDDGRTRKDPLKKYGSGGLLQGKKYLLSVTWNAPVGSFEEQEQFFEGKGIDAVYFPFHKANQFLGMEGLKTFGMFDVVKQPQIEQDVEAYKQHLKHEIVGIVG, from the coding sequence GTGACTAATGTTTTTATTATTAATGCAGCAAAAGCGTTTGATGGTTCTGAAGGGAAGCTTAACGACCATTTAACGCAAGTTGCCACAGAGTTGTTGTCTTCGTATCAGATAAATGTGCAATCAACACGCATTGATGATGGTTATGATAATAACGAAGAAGTTGATAAATACTTATGGGCTGATGTCATCATTTATCAAATGCCAGCATGGTGGATGGAAGGTCCTTGGATCTTAAAAAAATACATTGATGATGTATTTAGTGCTGGATACGGCAAAATGTATATTGATGATGGCCGTACACGAAAAGATCCGTTGAAAAAATATGGTTCAGGTGGGTTACTACAAGGTAAAAAGTATCTTCTTTCTGTCACTTGGAATGCACCTGTTGGATCTTTTGAAGAACAAGAACAGTTCTTTGAAGGAAAAGGTATTGATGCTGTCTATTTCCCATTCCATAAAGCGAACCAGTTTTTAGGTATGGAAGGTTTAAAAACATTCGGAATGTTTGATGTGGTAAAACAACCGCAAATTGAACAAGATGTTGAGGCGTATAAACAACATTTAAAACACGAAATTGTTGGAATAGTGGGTTAG
- the dsrB gene encoding protein DsrB encodes MQVNDNVVVKTDGSDDREGTILLIEEFNEGIMYLVSLPEYPKGIWFFNEKEGGEGTFVRPIQQK; translated from the coding sequence ATGCAGGTTAATGATAACGTTGTTGTGAAAACAGATGGTAGTGATGATCGTGAAGGGACTATCCTACTTATTGAAGAATTTAATGAAGGTATAATGTATTTAGTATCACTTCCTGAATATCCAAAAGGCATTTGGTTTTTTAATGAAAAAGAGGGCGGTGAAGGAACATTTGTTAGACCAATACAGCAAAAGTGA
- the flhD gene encoding flagellar transcriptional regulator FlhD, producing MSTVELLKHIYDINLSYLLLAQRLINQEKASAMFRLGISDSMADALAELTLPQLVKLAETNQLICNFRFEDSETIEQLTKESRVDDLQQIHTGILLSSNLFRQLSEQETTATKKRA from the coding sequence ATGAGTACGGTTGAATTGCTTAAGCATATTTATGACATAAATTTATCGTATTTGCTTTTGGCGCAAAGGTTAATTAACCAAGAAAAGGCTTCCGCAATGTTTCGGCTTGGGATTAGTGACTCTATGGCGGATGCACTGGCAGAGCTTACATTGCCTCAATTGGTTAAGTTGGCTGAAACAAACCAACTAATCTGTAATTTCCGGTTTGAAGACAGCGAAACAATAGAACAACTCACCAAAGAATCTAGAGTGGATGATTTACAACAAATTCATACTGGCATTCTTCTTTCTTCTAACTTGTTTCGTCAGTTATCGGAACAAGAGACTACTGCGACAAAGAAACGGGCATAA
- the cheA gene encoding chemotaxis protein CheA, which yields MDITEFYQTFFDEADELLADMEQHLLLLDPANPDQEQMNAIFRSAHSIKGGAATFGFVKLQQTTHVLENLLDSARRHEMALTDDIINLFLEAKDIMQQQLDAHKNSQEPDEETFNYICEKLRQLALDVKEEQSAPQVEAIAGSDASDSQATVVETPVLSSDTEGMQSEAAEPIEVPSTMAADGHYHHHIILSDLKETDIDLMLDELKHLGEVSQVEKQHHGLEAILKTTATEEDISAVLCFVIEPEQISFKKVVIAEKAPEKNTVIEESTTSTDDVHVESHVEHPAPVQQTVAEKVTPSAAPAKRPVAVATPKTESSSIRVAVEKVDQLINLVGELVITQSMLAQHSGSLEPAIYSDLLSCIAQLQRNSRDLQESVMSIRMMPMEYVFSRFPRVVRDVAGKMNKKVELNMIGSSTELDKSLIEKIIDPLTHLVRNSLDHGIEMPADRVAVGKPETGQLTLSAEHQGGNICIEVTDDGAGLNRERILKKAISSGLAVSENMSNEEIAMLIFAPGFSTAEVVTDVSGRGVGMDVVKRNIQEMGGQIQISFEVGKGTRIRILLPLTLAILDGMSVKVHDEVFILPLGTVVSSLQPEEDDIYPLAGDEKLLQVRGEYLPLIELHRTFNIEGAQTDITQAIAVIVQSAGRRYALLVDQLVGQHQVVVKNIESNYRKVPGISAATIMGDGSVALILDVPELQRLSHTQMTNKKKNTTASAVI from the coding sequence ATGGATATTACTGAGTTTTATCAAACATTTTTTGATGAAGCAGATGAGTTGTTAGCTGATATGGAACAGCATTTGCTGTTACTTGATCCTGCAAATCCAGATCAAGAACAGATGAATGCGATTTTCCGTAGTGCACACTCCATAAAAGGAGGAGCTGCAACATTTGGCTTCGTTAAACTTCAACAGACCACTCATGTGCTTGAAAACTTGCTCGATAGTGCAAGACGTCATGAGATGGCGCTCACCGACGACATTATTAACCTGTTTCTGGAAGCGAAAGATATTATGCAACAGCAATTGGATGCACATAAAAACTCACAAGAACCTGATGAGGAAACATTTAACTATATTTGTGAGAAGTTGCGTCAGCTGGCTCTCGATGTAAAAGAAGAACAATCCGCTCCTCAAGTTGAGGCTATTGCGGGATCTGATGCTTCAGATTCACAGGCCACCGTGGTTGAAACGCCGGTTTTGTCATCTGACACTGAAGGTATGCAAAGTGAAGCCGCAGAACCTATTGAAGTTCCATCGACAATGGCGGCTGATGGACATTATCACCATCATATCATTTTGTCTGATCTTAAAGAGACAGATATTGATTTAATGCTGGATGAATTAAAGCATCTTGGTGAAGTTAGCCAAGTTGAAAAACAGCATCATGGTCTTGAAGCAATATTAAAAACCACGGCAACAGAAGAAGATATCAGCGCTGTACTTTGTTTTGTGATTGAACCTGAACAAATTTCGTTTAAAAAAGTGGTTATCGCAGAAAAAGCACCAGAAAAAAATACAGTTATAGAAGAAAGTACAACATCTACTGATGATGTTCATGTTGAAAGTCACGTTGAACACCCCGCACCGGTACAACAAACGGTTGCTGAAAAAGTGACGCCATCGGCAGCGCCAGCGAAAAGACCTGTTGCCGTGGCTACACCAAAAACAGAATCAAGCAGTATTCGTGTTGCAGTTGAAAAAGTTGACCAATTAATCAACTTAGTGGGTGAACTGGTCATCACACAGTCAATGTTGGCACAGCACAGTGGTAGCCTAGAGCCTGCAATATATAGTGATTTACTAAGTTGTATTGCTCAGTTGCAGCGTAACTCTCGTGATTTGCAAGAATCTGTTATGTCAATTCGTATGATGCCGATGGAATATGTTTTCAGTCGTTTTCCTCGCGTTGTGCGTGATGTTGCCGGTAAAATGAATAAAAAAGTTGAGCTAAATATGATTGGTAGCTCAACAGAACTTGATAAAAGCTTAATTGAAAAAATTATCGATCCTTTAACTCACTTAGTTCGCAACAGTCTTGATCATGGTATTGAAATGCCAGCCGATCGTGTTGCTGTGGGTAAACCGGAAACGGGGCAATTAACGCTGTCTGCGGAACATCAAGGCGGTAATATTTGTATTGAAGTGACTGATGATGGCGCAGGATTAAACCGCGAACGTATTTTGAAAAAAGCGATTTCCTCTGGGCTTGCAGTTTCTGAAAATATGAGTAACGAAGAAATTGCTATGCTGATTTTTGCACCAGGTTTCTCTACTGCAGAAGTCGTCACGGATGTTTCTGGCCGTGGTGTGGGTATGGATGTTGTAAAACGAAATATCCAAGAGATGGGGGGACAAATTCAAATCAGTTTTGAAGTTGGTAAAGGAACTCGTATTCGTATTTTACTTCCACTGACATTAGCAATTTTAGATGGCATGTCTGTTAAAGTTCATGACGAAGTCTTTATTTTACCATTAGGAACGGTAGTGAGTTCTTTACAACCGGAAGAAGATGATATTTATCCATTGGCTGGCGATGAAAAATTATTGCAGGTTAGAGGGGAATATTTACCACTGATTGAGCTGCACCGTACTTTTAATATTGAAGGTGCCCAAACTGATATTACCCAAGCAATTGCGGTTATAGTTCAAAGTGCCGGACGTCGTTATGCTTTATTAGTAGATCAATTAGTTGGTCAGCATCAAGTTGTTGTTAAAAATATAGAAAGCAATTACCGAAAAGTGCCTGGAATATCTGCTGCAACAATTATGGGCGACGGTAGTGTGGCTTTAATTCTTGATGTACCAGAATTGCAACGTTTAAGTCATACACAAATGACAAATAAGAAAAAGAATACAACTGCAAGCGCAGTCATTTAA
- a CDS encoding LuxR C-terminal-related transcriptional regulator: MKVLIIDECFFTRNGIKHYFSKKNVRHEIIDISSIQEANNYINYSMPDIIFIDLTKYCREIAHCPHLQLFFISTKSCRLYLYIDANYPDKERPIALTNNCFILPKKILPWVLEKTSLFTSRCQVFFPTYKHSLCSIFSSQEQKIINYWMDEIPNHQIAKKLSISNSTVYSHKRHITEKINVKNRIELFFIYNILKYIYEK; this comes from the coding sequence GTGAAAGTATTAATTATTGACGAATGTTTTTTTACTCGTAATGGTATAAAACATTATTTTTCGAAGAAAAATGTAAGACATGAAATAATTGACATATCATCTATACAAGAAGCCAATAATTATATTAATTATTCAATGCCAGATATTATATTTATTGATCTCACAAAATATTGTCGCGAAATAGCGCATTGTCCACATTTACAACTTTTCTTTATTTCAACAAAAAGCTGTCGCCTTTATCTTTACATCGATGCTAACTACCCTGACAAAGAAAGACCTATCGCATTGACAAATAACTGTTTTATCCTTCCCAAAAAGATACTTCCTTGGGTGCTTGAAAAAACATCTTTGTTCACTTCTCGGTGCCAAGTTTTCTTTCCTACCTATAAGCATTCATTATGTTCTATTTTTAGTTCACAAGAACAAAAAATCATTAATTATTGGATGGATGAAATCCCTAATCATCAAATTGCTAAAAAATTGTCTATTAGCAATAGTACAGTATATTCACACAAAAGACATATTACCGAAAAGATTAATGTAAAAAATCGAATTGAATTATTTTTCATATATAATATTTTAAAATACATATATGAGAAATAA
- the motB gene encoding flagellar motor protein MotB, protein MKSNSQIIRVKKRGRKQHNAHGGAWKIAYADFMTAMMAFFLVMWLLSISSPQELTRVAEYFRTPLKVAIEKGRFSGDATNPIPGGGRDPVYNEGDILPKGQEDKQLNEKQQFRRLKENLEQVILNDPRLKDLKPHLLIDMMDEGLRIQIIDKANRPMFRVGSATVEPYMKDILTTIAPILNDTPYKISLSGHTDDIPYASGAFKYSNWELSTDRANASRRELIGAGLSEWKVLRVVGMASTVHLVKEDGFAPANRRISILVLTKQAEQKIVQENERVVPTVTEASEIEPLLSGQETPQEKAENTQTGSSVSSASELPESKKENVETGVSGESLPSQSTNITTKQGTAP, encoded by the coding sequence ATGAAGAGTAATTCACAAATCATTCGAGTTAAAAAACGAGGGAGAAAGCAACATAACGCTCACGGTGGTGCATGGAAGATAGCTTATGCTGATTTTATGACCGCAATGATGGCTTTCTTTTTGGTGATGTGGTTACTTTCAATCTCTAGCCCGCAAGAATTAACTCGTGTCGCTGAATATTTTCGTACGCCATTAAAAGTCGCGATTGAAAAAGGGCGATTTAGTGGAGATGCAACCAATCCTATTCCTGGTGGAGGGCGTGATCCTGTCTATAACGAAGGTGATATTTTGCCCAAAGGCCAGGAAGATAAACAGCTTAATGAAAAGCAACAATTCCGCCGATTAAAAGAGAATTTAGAACAAGTCATTTTAAATGATCCTAGATTAAAAGATCTGAAGCCTCATTTACTGATCGACATGATGGATGAAGGTTTGCGTATTCAAATTATCGATAAAGCAAATCGCCCCATGTTTAGAGTAGGTAGTGCCACCGTCGAACCTTATATGAAGGATATTTTGACGACAATTGCCCCTATTTTAAACGACACACCGTACAAAATTAGTTTATCAGGTCATACCGATGACATTCCTTATGCAAGTGGTGCTTTTAAATATAGTAACTGGGAACTATCAACAGATCGCGCAAATGCTTCTCGTCGAGAGCTAATTGGTGCTGGCTTAAGTGAATGGAAAGTGTTGCGTGTTGTGGGTATGGCATCAACAGTTCATTTAGTTAAAGAGGATGGTTTTGCACCGGCTAACCGGCGGATCAGTATTTTGGTCTTAACGAAGCAAGCAGAACAAAAAATTGTACAAGAAAATGAGCGGGTTGTACCGACAGTAACAGAGGCTTCAGAAATTGAACCTCTACTTTCTGGGCAAGAAACCCCACAAGAAAAAGCAGAAAACACACAGACGGGGTCGTCTGTGTCTTCTGCATCTGAGCTTCCCGAATCAAAAAAGGAAAATGTTGAAACAGGAGTTTCTGGGGAAAGTTTGCCATCACAATCGACAAATATTACTACAAAGCAGGGAACCGCTCCCTAA
- the cspE gene encoding transcription antiterminator/RNA stability regulator CspE, translating into MSDKMKGQVKWFNESKGFGFITPADGSKDVFVHFSAIQGNGFKTLAEGQNVEFTIENGAKGPAAANVTAL; encoded by the coding sequence ATGTCTGACAAAATGAAAGGTCAAGTTAAGTGGTTCAACGAGTCTAAAGGCTTTGGTTTTATTACTCCAGCAGACGGAAGCAAAGACGTATTCGTTCACTTTTCTGCCATTCAAGGTAACGGTTTCAAAACTCTGGCTGAAGGTCAGAACGTAGAATTCACAATTGAAAACGGTGCAAAAGGTCCAGCAGCTGCTAACGTAACAGCTCTGTAA
- a CDS encoding YlaC family protein has protein sequence MNVLKEILERDLDRINKAEKRDGKPHLNSQFLKNHIWLCISMVLSYVLLAALLIYSPYFGVISLVLFTVMFLVMAGILLFDIKPIYKFEDIGVLDLRVCYNGEWYTFEKLSDEAINEIYQHPAISQQIKKDIREIINKKQEIHFYDVYLMAFDPVQQSISASQLSPQA, from the coding sequence ATGAATGTATTAAAAGAAATCTTAGAGCGTGATTTAGATCGGATCAATAAAGCAGAAAAAAGAGACGGGAAACCCCATCTTAATAGTCAGTTTTTAAAAAATCATATTTGGTTATGCATCAGCATGGTTCTCTCTTATGTATTACTTGCTGCATTATTAATTTATTCACCTTACTTTGGTGTTATCTCGCTCGTTCTCTTTACTGTGATGTTCTTAGTTATGGCAGGTATCTTGTTATTTGATATAAAACCTATCTATAAATTTGAAGATATTGGTGTTCTCGATTTAAGGGTTTGCTATAACGGTGAATGGTATACCTTTGAAAAACTCTCTGATGAAGCCATCAATGAGATCTATCAGCACCCTGCAATATCTCAACAAATAAAAAAAGACATTCGCGAGATCATCAATAAAAAACAAGAAATTCATTTTTACGATGTGTATTTAATGGCATTTGATCCCGTTCAACAATCCATTTCAGCATCACAACTATCCCCTCAAGCCTAA
- the motA gene encoding flagellar motor stator protein MotA: protein MLVLLGYIVVMSAVIGGYLLVGGSLGALYQPAEFLIIFGAGVGAFIVGNNGRAIVSTMKILPKLLRSTNYNKAMYMDLMALMFRLLSKARQNGMLALERDIENPQQSDIFSQYPRIMKDVYMLSFITDYMRLMVTGNMNPYEIESLMDEEIATFEEESEVPATGLSTMGDSLPAFGIVAAVMGVVNALGAADRPAGEMGVLIGHAMVGTFLGILLAYGFISPLASRIRQRSSQQMKMMECIKTTLLSSMNGYAPQIAVEFGRKTLFLADRPSFIELEEHVRQVRTPMQANPDAMKEE from the coding sequence GTGTTAGTACTCTTAGGATATATCGTGGTTATGAGCGCCGTCATCGGGGGATATCTTCTCGTCGGTGGTAGTTTAGGCGCCTTGTACCAGCCAGCCGAATTTTTAATCATCTTTGGTGCCGGTGTCGGTGCTTTTATTGTAGGTAATAATGGTAGAGCAATTGTATCGACAATGAAGATCCTACCCAAATTACTTCGTAGTACAAATTACAATAAAGCGATGTACATGGATTTAATGGCACTGATGTTTCGTTTATTGTCAAAAGCACGTCAAAACGGAATGTTGGCATTAGAGAGAGATATCGAAAATCCACAACAAAGTGACATTTTTTCCCAATATCCTCGCATTATGAAAGACGTTTATATGCTCAGTTTTATTACTGACTATATGCGTCTGATGGTGACAGGAAATATGAATCCTTATGAAATTGAATCTCTGATGGATGAAGAGATTGCAACTTTTGAGGAAGAGAGCGAAGTACCTGCAACAGGCTTATCAACGATGGGGGATTCACTACCTGCGTTTGGTATTGTTGCTGCAGTTATGGGTGTTGTTAATGCGTTAGGCGCTGCGGATAGACCCGCGGGTGAAATGGGCGTATTAATTGGACATGCAATGGTCGGTACTTTCCTAGGTATTTTATTAGCTTATGGCTTTATTTCGCCATTAGCTTCTAGGATCAGACAGCGCTCTAGTCAGCAAATGAAAATGATGGAGTGCATTAAAACAACATTGTTATCTAGTATGAATGGATATGCGCCACAGATAGCGGTTGAATTTGGACGCAAAACCCTCTTTCTGGCAGACAGACCTTCTTTTATTGAGTTGGAAGAACATGTACGTCAGGTACGGACACCAATGCAGGCAAATCCTGATGCAATGAAAGAAGAGTAA
- the bssS gene encoding biofilm formation regulator BssS, with protein sequence MSRKNEVIQTHPVVGWDISTVDIYDAMMLRLHYLPENEHHPENAVVDKTLWLTTDIAKQLIHILQAGIDKIESSEDSVSDNTKH encoded by the coding sequence ATGAGTAGAAAAAACGAAGTTATTCAGACACATCCTGTTGTAGGCTGGGACATCAGTACCGTTGACATCTACGATGCCATGATGTTACGTTTACATTATCTTCCTGAAAACGAACATCATCCAGAAAACGCAGTTGTAGATAAGACACTTTGGCTCACAACAGACATAGCTAAACAGTTGATTCATATTCTTCAAGCAGGTATTGATAAAATTGAATCATCTGAAGATTCTGTTTCAGACAACACCAAGCATTGA